In Deinococcus yavapaiensis KR-236, a genomic segment contains:
- a CDS encoding benzoate/H(+) symporter BenE family transporter produces MSILARTPLSLGDLRRDLSFSAVFSGFLAMFVGLSGTLALLFSAAKSSHLTAAQTSSWVMSVCVAIGVTGLVLSWVYRAPVVTAFSTPGLALLASDMNRFSYADVIGALIVTALVVTVLGFSGLYARLVERIPSAVAAAVLAGILLPFALGVFRALPSSPLLVGLMVATYLVARRFAARYAVPLALLIGLIVAGFTGSFTGAAFAWTLPSLVFTAPSFSLSATLVLALPMTILALASQHLPGLAVMKASGFGRVPATPLVGVTGLASLLSASFGAHTTTLAAITAAICAGPEAHPEPSKRYVAGLASGASYLLAALAGGVLAGAFALLPPALLAALAGLALTGSLLSSLEASLREAAWREVALLTLVVTASGVTFLGVGSAFWGIVVGLAATLVLRPGRTA; encoded by the coding sequence GCTTCTCTTCTCGGCCGCCAAGAGTTCGCATCTCACGGCCGCGCAAACGAGCTCGTGGGTGATGAGCGTGTGCGTCGCCATCGGCGTGACCGGCCTGGTCTTGTCGTGGGTGTACCGCGCTCCGGTCGTCACGGCGTTCAGCACGCCCGGCCTCGCCCTGCTCGCGTCGGACATGAACCGCTTCTCGTACGCGGACGTGATCGGCGCGCTCATCGTCACGGCCCTCGTCGTGACGGTCCTCGGATTCAGCGGTTTGTACGCGCGGCTCGTGGAACGCATCCCGAGCGCGGTCGCCGCCGCCGTTCTCGCCGGCATCCTGCTGCCGTTCGCGCTCGGCGTGTTTCGCGCCTTGCCGTCCTCTCCCCTGCTCGTCGGCTTGATGGTCGCGACGTACCTCGTCGCGCGACGCTTCGCCGCTCGGTACGCCGTGCCGCTCGCCTTGCTGATCGGCCTGATCGTCGCGGGCTTCACGGGAAGCTTCACGGGCGCGGCGTTCGCGTGGACGCTGCCGAGCCTGGTCTTCACGGCGCCGTCGTTCTCGCTGTCCGCCACGCTCGTCCTCGCGCTTCCCATGACGATCCTCGCGCTCGCCTCGCAGCATCTGCCGGGACTCGCCGTGATGAAGGCGAGCGGCTTCGGGCGCGTGCCCGCCACGCCCCTCGTGGGCGTCACGGGCCTCGCGAGCCTCCTGTCCGCTTCGTTCGGCGCGCACACCACGACCTTGGCGGCCATCACCGCCGCAATCTGCGCCGGCCCCGAAGCGCATCCCGAACCGTCCAAGCGCTACGTCGCGGGACTCGCCAGCGGCGCGTCGTACCTGCTCGCCGCCCTCGCCGGAGGCGTCCTCGCGGGCGCGTTCGCCCTGCTGCCGCCCGCCCTGCTCGCCGCCCTCGCGGGACTCGCCCTCACGGGCAGCTTGCTTTCGAGCCTCGAAGCGTCTCTCCGGGAAGCCGCGTGGCGCGAAGTCGCCCTCCTCACCCTCGTCGTCACCGCGAGCGGCGTGACGTTCCTCGGCGTCGGCAGCGCCTTTTGGGGCATCGTCGTCGGGCTCGCCGCCACCCTCGTTCTTCGTCCCGGGAGGACCGCATGA